GCCCGCCAGGCAGGAGTGGATGCCCTGGAGATGCCGAACCTGACACGGCTATTCATCACCCACCTCCACTCCGACCACACGACCGGTTTCGCCGATCTCATCCTCACTCCGTGGGTCCTCGAACGCGAGGAACCGCTCGAGGTCTTCGGACCGTCCGGCACCAGATCGATGGCCGAGCACCTGCTGGCGGCGTACGCCGAGGACATAGAGATTCGGATCCACGGGACCCAGCCTCAGAACAGCTCCGGGATCGTGGTCAATGTGCACGAGATCTCGCCCGGCGAGATCTACAGGGACGATCATGTGACGGTTCGCGCTTTTGCAGTGCCTCACGGCGCGTGGAGTCACGCCTACGGTTATCGATTCGACGCCGCCGACCGATCGATTGTCATCTCCGGCGACACCGTGCCCACAAACGCCGTGGTCGAGGCGTGCAACGGGTGCGATGTTCTTGTCCACGAGGTCTACGCCAAGACAGGTCTCGATCGTCGAACTCCCGACTGGCAGGCCTATCACAGGGCATCCCACACCTCGGGAGTCGAACTCGGGCAGCTGGCCGCCCGGGCGCGGCCCCGGCTGCTCGTCCTCTACCACCAGCTCATGTGGGGCGCGTCCGAGGCCGAGCTTCTGGCCGAGATCCGTCAGGCATGGGACGGACCGGTGGCATTCGCCGACGATCTGGATGTGTATTGAGGAGTTGCCCAACGTTCGAACGTTAAATGTTCAAACGTTTGACGTCCTGGCGAAGCGGTGTACACTCCAACCATCCCGTCCACGCCGGAAGGAGTCCGGCATGGAGATTCCCGGGTCATTGCGTCCATTTCCCCGGTCAGGTGCGACTGCGTTTCTCGTTCTGACCGTATCCGCAACCGCGTTTGCTGACCAACCGAAACCGAAGCCGACTCCGAGATCGGGGAGCCTCGGAGCCTACGCCCGAACGATCACCCTCAATCGCGAGCCGCTGGCGGCCGCCGACGGACGCGTGGTGTTGACCAACGAAAGAGTTTCCTCAACCGCCGAAGGCGGCACGATCAACCTCGGCGCGGTGGAGATACCCGGTGCGAAATCCTCACCATCACCGGGAGTGGCCGACCGAGCCGAGCAGGCCAGATGGCGGGCCGCCTACCGAAAACAGCGACAACAGATCGCCGGCCTCGAACGGCGCCTCGCCGGAATCGAGATCGAGATCGATCACATCAACAGGCAGCGTTTGACCGCCAAGACGATGGCACGACTGCAAAGCGCAGAGGCCATGAAACATCAACTCGAAAAAGACATCACTGCGGAACGGGTCGAGCTCTCACGCATCGTGCGCGACGCCCGCCTGCGTGGCGCCGAGCCAGGCTGGTTTCGATGATCCGCTCTATCATTTACTCTTCGAGGAGCTTCTTCGCCCGGTCGCGATTCTCCTTGAATATTCCGATACGCTCGTCACCGATGGTGGCGGCGTTCTCCACGGCCTTCGAGTAGCTGGCAAAGGCCTCCTCGACGCGGCCCGCGTTTTCGAGCGCCTCACCGAGGCTGTCGTAGACATTGGCCGACCCCGGGTAGAGCGTGACGTTGTAACGGAAGATGTCGATCGCACGGTCGTAGTCGTCCATTCCGAGGTACTGGTATCCAATCTGGTTGACCGTATTTTCAGGCGGCACGACCGCAAAGCCGTATCGCTTCGACAGGGCCGCGTAGTGGGCCTCGATCTCCTCCACTCCACCTTCGAATCGGCCCGTCTGTGCGTCTCTCGGCAGGGCCCAGCCGTCGAACGCCTTGCGCAGTCCCCAGTAGTGTGCCCGCAAAACCACCGACCCGTGGTTCTCGTCGGGCATCCGCATCACCTGCCACTCGAATCCGTCGGCATCGGCCGCGGCCAGCTCCTTTTCGAGACGGTCGAGCCGTGTAGGCGCCGGATCACCCTCCTCCTCGTTCGCCATGGCCACGAAGAGCACTTTATTCAACACCTCACGGTCATCGAAGAAGGCATCGGCCTGGCGGATCGGCAGGTCGTCGTCCCAATTGAGGCTCGGGCTGACCGCCAGCACCACGTCGAAGAGTGCGGGCGCCGTGAAAAGGGCGTTGAGCGCGAAGAGCCCGCCGAAGGAGTGGCCGGCAAACAGCCGCATCGGGTTGGTACGGTAGTGGCCGTCGACATACGGAAAGAGCTC
This portion of the Acidobacteriota bacterium genome encodes:
- a CDS encoding MBL fold metallo-hydrolase, which encodes MAKSTKMSLLIFALLATSACTSTKRTAPSPAAPVETPETLVVMLGTGTPNPDPDRSGPAVAVIAGGRPYLVDCGPGVVRRAEAARQAGVDALEMPNLTRLFITHLHSDHTTGFADLILTPWVLEREEPLEVFGPSGTRSMAEHLLAAYAEDIEIRIHGTQPQNSSGIVVNVHEISPGEIYRDDHVTVRAFAVPHGAWSHAYGYRFDAADRSIVISGDTVPTNAVVEACNGCDVLVHEVYAKTGLDRRTPDWQAYHRASHTSGVELGQLAARARPRLLVLYHQLMWGASEAELLAEIRQAWDGPVAFADDLDVY